The DNA window GCACTTACGGCCTCGCTTGGCCTGTGGCACATTCCCTTTCTGTCACTCGCTTGCATACGCAAGCTACGTGCCAGTCCCTAACGTCCCGTCCCGGGACTCAGGGTCAGGGAACGTCGTCTCCCCTAGTTCGTTATTCGCAATGCTATGAAAGTAATTCTAAGAAAAGAAAAAAGATTAAACGGAGGTAAACTTGATAACTGTATCTTATGTCTGGAAACGAAAAAATTAATATTGAGCCATATAGTTCCAAAATGGGCATATTATTGGGCTAAACAAGAAGATAGAGGTAGAATAATAGGAAATTATGTTAGTTTAGGAATTCAAAAAATTTTACAAGATGGAACAAAGAATTATCTACTATGTCGGAACTGCGATCAATTTCTAGGGAATGCTGAAAATTATATTAAAATACTAATGCATGGGTCACCATCACAAAAAAGAAAATATCAAATCTTCGAACAAGAAGACAAATTTACAAATCTAAATGTAGAATTAATTCAAAGATTCATTTTTGGAATTTTACTTAAAGCACATCACAGTAATTCTCCTCCTTTCCATAACATTTTCATTGAAAGTTCAATTATTTCGCAAATAAGACAAAGAATATTGGATCCACTCAAAGAAGATAAATCACTTCCAATCATTGGAATGAGATTTGAATCTAACAAAATTCCAGGAATAGATCCAAAAGCAATAATGATTCCTTATCTACAAAATACTGAAAAAGGAATTGCTTATTTTTCCCTGCTACTTGCTGGTTGGGAATGGATTATTTTCTTTCAAAGAAAATTTTTAAAACAATCAATGTATCACTGCAGATTAAAAATGAATGGAGAAATGTACCTTCCTGTCGGAGATATAACTGATCAGAGATTTATAAATAAAGGAAATTTTGATAACTCATAGCACTGCGAATAACAGCGACTAACCGCTTCACTTCGGGATTTACGCCCTCGTTCGGTCTACGACACATAGGCTTTTGTCACTCCTCTTGCTTACGCAAGCGTCGTGCCAATCCCTAACGTCCCATACGGGACTCAGGGCCAGCCTACGTCGGTTAGTCTAGTTCGTTATCTGAAATGCCAATAAATCAACGCTGATAGCTAATTAAAATGAAAAAGGGATTTCTATTGGGTGCAGGTGCATCATATAACTTAGGTATGCCGTTAACTGATGAACTAACAAAAGAGTTTAAGTCAATACTAATTGCAGCCATCGATACGCCGTATTTTAAAGTACAGAGGAATATCTTTGATTTAATCTACCCAATACTTACAAATCCTAACAATACTTACGAAGATATAATCGGAACTCTAGAAGTTGAAATCAGACGACATGAAAATAGAGCAATTTCTCAACAAATCCATGATGTTCTTTCGCGATATTTAGAACTAGTTTACTCCATTCTACTATCCCGACACGAAAGAAATAAAAATTTCATTAATCTTCAACTAGATTTCTTTAAACCAATCTTAGAATACTGTAAAGACGGTCCACTTTGGGTATTCAGTCTAAATCACGATGTAATGATTGAAATAATATGTTCATACTTCAATATTCCACTAAAATGCGGATTTAATGAAAAACTTAAAATAAACAATATAGAATTCGAAATGTTAAGTCGAAGCGAAATGAAAAAAAACAAATTCTCTTTCCACACTAAAGAATCCGGTATAAATCTAATTAAATTACATGGATCTCTTGATCTATTTGTAAAGAATGA is part of the Leptospira noumeaensis genome and encodes:
- a CDS encoding SIR2 family protein; this translates as MGAGASYNLGMPLTDELTKEFKSILIAAIDTPYFKVQRNIFDLIYPILTNPNNTYEDIIGTLEVEIRRHENRAISQQIHDVLSRYLELVYSILLSRHERNKNFINLQLDFFKPILEYCKDGPLWVFSLNHDVMIEIICSYFNIPLKCGFNEKLKINNIEFEMLSRSEMKKNKFSFHTKESGINLIKLHGSLDLFVKNDELNYIKVSIDKNDHLKIIEDLKKLDQIEKETSISFGVRCTNEIAYYDEENILQFLRKTIISGKHKYSTKISHTMDDWFFKLFKSYINSVDELYSIGYGFLDPHINQVLIDWLEFSSKRNITIVNPNIKNIPSNFSYLDKQIKIINSGIITFLNPNGSLVEKTKIFITETLRNIFREKFLA